A window of the Gammaproteobacteria bacterium genome harbors these coding sequences:
- a CDS encoding ParA family protein, producing the protein MGKIIAIANQKGGVGKTTTTVNLAAALAKMGRKVLLVDLDPQGNASMACRMDRDNLSLTCNEVLLGETNIRSAIVLTPENFNLLPSNADLTEAEIRLVQFDQRETQLRQHLSIVKSEYDYVLIDCPPSLNMLTANALVAADSVLIPIQCEYYALEGLSSLLNTIEQLKKAANPYLKIEGLLRTMFDNRSRLTQDISAQLHEHFPNLVYRTAIPRNIRLAEAPSHAQSIIAYDIGCTGAAAYLALAGEVLRRDQELAAQTPLQNLIKS; encoded by the coding sequence GTGGGGAAAATAATTGCAATCGCTAACCAAAAAGGCGGAGTAGGAAAAACCACTACAACCGTCAATCTTGCCGCTGCGTTGGCGAAGATGGGACGCAAAGTATTATTGGTAGACCTTGATCCACAAGGCAATGCCTCTATGGCATGTCGCATGGACCGCGATAACTTATCGCTAACATGCAACGAAGTTTTACTTGGCGAAACGAATATTCGCTCCGCCATTGTTTTAACGCCCGAAAATTTTAATCTACTTCCCTCTAATGCGGATTTAACAGAAGCTGAAATTCGCTTAGTTCAATTTGATCAACGCGAAACACAATTACGCCAACATCTTTCCATCGTTAAATCTGAATATGATTACGTTCTTATTGATTGCCCGCCTTCGCTTAACATGTTAACAGCCAATGCGTTAGTCGCCGCTGATTCGGTGCTCATCCCTATTCAATGTGAATATTATGCACTAGAAGGTCTTTCAAGTTTACTCAACACTATTGAACAATTAAAAAAAGCGGCGAATCCTTATTTGAAAATTGAGGGATTGTTGCGCACGATGTTTGATAATCGTAGTCGATTAACTCAAGATATTTCCGCACAGTTACATGAACATTTTCCAAATCTCGTTTATCGCACCGCAATTCCAAGAAATATTCGTCTTGCAGAAGCACCTAGTCATGCGCAGTCGATTATTGCGTATGATATTGGATGCACAGGCGCTGCCGCTTATCTAGCATTAGCAGGAGAAGTGTTACGGCGCGATCAAGAATTAGCAGCACAAACTCCATTGCAAAATTTGATTAAAAGTTAA
- a CDS encoding MFS transporter, protein MSKKNVYLASIIGEVLEWYDFSLYSFLSPILVVLFFPKEHPVAGLLGVFAIFAAGFISRPIGGLLFGWLADRRGRKAAFFASLALMAIPTFLMGCLPTFESVGFLAPACLLILRLLQGLSCGGEFSISMIFLSEHASKENYFFSGSLAWMGNMIGALVASVVIMAISFHHEFLMHFGWRLPFFLGGIIAVAGIYLRLKTAETPVFIELNKKNQIKKDRWYFVKKHKKVMLKIFLLNAPLAALSYVGVAYFPTYLSKFVGMPLDWSFLIITLLIVGLIILIPICGCLADKVGGWRIYRWAIVSLVLFSFPVYGLLSVGHSWFAYGLAIVLFIISGALIKSVTPGISVQLAPLEDRAVVMSFSYNVTYCLIGGTAPLLMSYLITQTHFLLFPAVYIVFFALLTLFSRKLGN, encoded by the coding sequence ATGTCAAAAAAAAATGTCTATCTCGCGAGTATAATCGGTGAAGTCTTAGAATGGTACGACTTTAGTCTTTACAGTTTTTTAAGCCCAATTCTTGTCGTGCTTTTTTTTCCTAAAGAACACCCTGTGGCGGGTTTATTAGGTGTGTTTGCGATTTTCGCTGCAGGTTTTATTAGTCGTCCAATTGGAGGTTTATTATTCGGCTGGCTGGCGGATAGACGGGGAAGAAAAGCCGCATTTTTTGCGTCATTGGCATTAATGGCCATTCCAACCTTTTTGATGGGATGCTTGCCGACGTTTGAAAGTGTTGGGTTTTTAGCGCCGGCGTGCTTATTGATTTTAAGATTGTTGCAAGGGTTGTCTTGTGGGGGTGAATTTAGCATCTCGATGATTTTTCTTTCTGAGCATGCCAGCAAAGAAAATTATTTTTTTTCAGGCAGTCTCGCATGGATGGGGAACATGATTGGTGCACTGGTTGCGTCTGTTGTGATTATGGCTATTTCATTTCATCATGAATTTTTAATGCATTTCGGTTGGAGGCTGCCCTTTTTTCTTGGAGGAATTATCGCAGTAGCAGGGATTTATTTGCGATTAAAAACTGCAGAAACACCCGTGTTTATAGAATTAAATAAGAAAAATCAAATCAAAAAGGATCGTTGGTATTTTGTTAAGAAACATAAGAAAGTGATGTTAAAAATATTTCTGTTAAACGCCCCACTCGCGGCACTTAGTTATGTTGGCGTGGCATATTTCCCAACTTATCTTTCAAAGTTTGTTGGAATGCCATTAGATTGGTCCTTTTTAATTATTACACTATTAATAGTTGGTTTAATTATACTGATTCCAATATGTGGATGTTTAGCGGATAAGGTAGGGGGGTGGCGCATTTATAGGTGGGCAATCGTTTCTCTGGTGCTGTTTAGTTTTCCTGTTTATGGCTTATTAAGTGTTGGACATTCATGGTTCGCGTATGGTTTAGCGATTGTCTTATTTATAATATCCGGGGCGCTTATAAAATCGGTGACGCCTGGAATAAGCGTGCAATTGGCTCCTCTTGAAGATCGTGCTGTGGTAATGTCGTTTTCTTATAATGTCACTTACTGCTTAATCGGTGGTACCGCGCCGCTATTAATGAGTTATTTGATTACGCAAACGCATTTTTTGCTTTTCCCCGCAGTGTATATTGTGTTTTTTGCGTTATTGACTTTATTCAGCCGAAAATTAGGCAATTGA
- the rsmG gene encoding 16S rRNA (guanine(527)-N(7))-methyltransferase RsmG: MQLLKQALDTNHITLTEQQIVKLAAYLDQLNRWNKTYNLTAITDPKEQVYKHIVDSLSIRDAIKGPKVCDVGTGPGLPGIPLAIALPDIHFTLVDSSQKRIIFLQQALIKLKITNVTALHQRIEENKDTFNTLISRAFSSIQDFVEKTRHVLANNGQLLAMKGAYPTEELTQIPQDFIVEDVRKLTIHGLDAERHLVILKTRNRINIALNPKFNENSKTASEIS; this comes from the coding sequence ATGCAACTTCTTAAACAAGCGTTAGATACTAATCATATTACACTCACTGAGCAACAGATTGTAAAGCTCGCAGCTTATTTAGACCAACTTAATCGTTGGAACAAGACTTATAATTTGACAGCAATCACCGACCCTAAAGAGCAAGTATATAAACATATTGTTGATAGTTTAAGCATACGTGACGCTATTAAGGGGCCAAAAGTGTGCGACGTAGGCACAGGACCTGGTTTACCCGGGATTCCCTTGGCGATTGCACTACCAGATATCCATTTTACTTTAGTCGACAGCAGCCAAAAACGGATCATTTTTCTTCAACAAGCTTTGATTAAGCTCAAAATTACGAATGTGACCGCATTACATCAAAGAATTGAAGAAAATAAAGATACTTTTAATACCCTTATTTCCCGCGCCTTCAGCTCAATTCAAGATTTTGTTGAAAAAACTCGACATGTACTTGCCAATAACGGTCAATTATTGGCCATGAAAGGCGCTTATCCAACAGAAGAATTAACCCAAATCCCACAAGACTTTATTGTCGAAGATGTGCGAAAATTAACAATCCATGGGCTGGATGCGGAAAGGCATTTGGTTATTCTTAAAACGAGAAACCGTATAAATATTGCCCTTAATCCAAAATTCAATGAAAATTCGAAGACCGCCTCCGAGATTTCATAG
- a CDS encoding Fic family protein, translating into MNSEKQNALLRVLNNQSVPVSLSILLQQLGADFPERTVRRWLEQFVRAGMVIKVGEKRSTAYVSIKSSIFTAHSQRILEQIKKPYFQRQPAAYNTAWVHAYKPNVDRYLPQGTWALLRSMHAGQSSSKDPAGTYARRIYNRLLIDLSYNSSRLEGNTYSLIETEKLIIEGVANTDKLDEEKVMILNHKEAIRHLVDNAHRLQINNDEICTLHYLLADGLLQPSSSVGIVRDDAVRVYGTTYMPLEGRSRLVDELGYICETASKITDPYEQSFFLLVHIAYLQAFKDVNKRTARLSANIPLIKNNLVPLSFNYINKEDYISAMIAIYELNEVGPLANIFASSYQKTSEEYAVTVEVMGFDEVRVRYRTQRRQVIRDIILQKLTGDALETYVELQTKKHIPEKDQMNFKEDLIDDLVELAPPRIAGLGVTVEELQQWLKVCRK; encoded by the coding sequence ATGAATTCAGAAAAACAAAATGCTCTTCTCAGAGTGCTTAACAATCAATCGGTTCCTGTAAGCTTGTCAATTTTATTGCAACAATTAGGGGCGGATTTCCCTGAGCGTACTGTTAGGCGGTGGCTTGAGCAGTTTGTTCGTGCTGGAATGGTAATAAAAGTAGGGGAAAAGCGCAGTACTGCTTATGTATCCATTAAATCATCAATTTTCACTGCTCACAGTCAACGTATTTTGGAGCAAATCAAAAAACCATATTTTCAACGTCAGCCTGCTGCTTATAACACAGCATGGGTGCATGCTTATAAACCCAATGTTGATCGTTATTTGCCTCAAGGTACATGGGCTCTTTTGCGTTCCATGCACGCGGGGCAGAGCTCCTCAAAAGATCCAGCTGGAACTTATGCGAGAAGAATTTATAACCGTTTGTTAATTGATCTATCTTATAACTCATCACGCTTAGAGGGTAATACTTATTCGTTGATAGAAACTGAAAAATTAATTATAGAAGGTGTGGCGAATACAGATAAGTTAGATGAAGAAAAAGTTATGATTCTTAATCATAAAGAGGCCATTCGACATCTTGTAGATAACGCTCATAGACTTCAAATTAATAATGATGAGATTTGTACGCTGCATTACTTACTTGCGGATGGTTTGCTTCAGCCATCGTCTTCTGTTGGAATTGTTCGAGATGATGCGGTGCGTGTTTATGGAACGACGTATATGCCCTTAGAGGGGCGCTCGCGTTTAGTGGATGAGTTGGGGTATATTTGCGAGACGGCCAGCAAAATTACAGATCCTTACGAACAAAGTTTTTTTCTTTTAGTTCATATTGCATATTTGCAGGCTTTCAAGGATGTGAATAAGCGAACCGCTCGATTAAGTGCAAATATCCCTTTAATTAAAAACAATTTAGTGCCACTGTCTTTTAATTATATTAATAAAGAAGATTACATTTCTGCGATGATTGCCATTTATGAATTGAATGAAGTGGGCCCGCTTGCAAATATATTTGCTTCTTCTTACCAAAAAACCAGTGAAGAGTATGCGGTGACGGTTGAGGTAATGGGATTTGATGAGGTTCGCGTACGTTATCGAACTCAGCGTAGGCAGGTAATTCGAGATATTATTCTACAAAAATTAACAGGAGATGCTCTTGAAACGTATGTTGAGTTACAAACGAAGAAGCATATTCCAGAAAAAGATCAAATGAACTTTAAGGAAGATCTGATAGACGACCTTGTCGAGCTTGCACC